The DNA sequence GAGCAAGGCAAGCAATACCCAATTCTCTGTCGCAAGCAAGGCAGCGTCGACGGAGGCGAAGAGATCTATCTGGATGTCAACGAGCTCGCCGTGGGCGAGAAGTTCATGGCCCTCGGCGCAGTCGCGGTGAGCGATGATGGGAATCTCGTCGCCTATGCAACGGACAACACTGGCTTCCGCGACTACCGGCTGCACGTCAAAGATCTGCGAACCGGCCAGGTGATAGAAAGCCCGGTGGAAAAAATCGTCACGATAGCCTGGGCCGCCGATAACCAGACGCTGTTCTACACCATACCGGACGCCGCCAAGCGACCATACAGGTTGTATCGCCGCACGATTGGCCAACAAGGCGACTCGCTGTTGTACGAGGAAGAGGACGAGCGGTTCCGTGTGCACGTGTCGCGCTCGCGCAGCAAGGACTACCTCTTCCTCGAGGTAGAGAGCCATACGGCGTCGGAGGTGCGCTACCTTCGCACGGACGAGCCCACGGCGGCATGGCAGCTCATCGCAGCACGTGAGGACGACCACGAGTACGACGTCGACCACCGTGGCGACCTGTTCTACATCCGAACCAATCAGGCCGGCCGGAACTTCGGTCTCATGACGGCGCCGCGTGACAGGCCAGACCGCACCAATTGGATCGAGCTCATCCCGCATCGCGCGGACGTCATGCTGGAGAGCGTGATTCTCTTCCGCGATCATCTGGTCCTCGCGGAGCGGGAGCACGGGCTGCCGGTCATCCGCGTTCAGCGATTCGGCAGCACGGCGTGGCAGGGCGTCCCATTCCCGGAACCGGTCTACACGGCGGTCCCGGCGCCCGGCCCGGAGTTCAACGCCACAGAGCTTCGCTACCACTATCAGTCGTTCGTCACGCCGAGCTCCGTCTTCGAGTACGACATGGAGACGCGAGAGACCAGGCTTCTGAAGGAAGACGAGGTGCTCGGCGGCTACGAGCGCACGAAGTATGCCACCGAGCGGATCTACGCAACCGCCGCGGACGGCGCCAAGGTCCCCGTGTCGCTCGTCTATCTGAAGACACTGAAGCGCGACGGGAGCGCGCCTCTCTTCTTGACGGCCTACGGCTCGTACGGCTTCCCCAGCAATGTCCGGTTCTCATCCAATCGTTTCAGTCTCGTCGATCGTGGGGTCGTCTACGCGCTCGCGCACATTCGCGGCGGCGGCGACCTCGGCAAGCCGTGGCACGATGCGGGACGCATGATGAACAAGAAGAACACCTTCACCGACTTCATCGCGTCTGCCGAGCACCTCCTCGCAAAGAAGTATGGCGCCAAGGATCGCCTGGTGATCGAGGGCGGCAGCGCGGGCGGCTTGCTCATGGGCGCGGTCACCAACATGCGACCAGATCTCTTCAAGGCCGTTGTGGCCCATGTCCCGTTCGTCGACGTCATCAATACGATGTCGGACCCGTCGCTCCCCCTCACCGTAGCGGAGTTCGAAGAGTGGGGTAACCCAGCAAAGAAGGCGGAGTACGAGTACATCAGGTCGTACTGCCCATACACGAACCTCGCGCGCAAGGCGTATCCGGCGATGTTGGTCAAGACGTCGCTCGACGACAGTCAAGTGATGTATTGGGAGCCTGCGAAGTACGTGGCGCGGATGCGCGCGCTCAAGACCGACGAGAACCCGCTGATCTTCAAGACGAACATGAGCGCCGGCCACGGCGGCGCGTCGGGGCGCTACGACCGCCTCCGCGAGATTGCCTTCGACTACGCGTTCATGCTCTGGCAAATGAAGGTGTCAGGACTGGGTAGGGCTCGTTCGCCGAACGCGCCGTAAAGATACCTCGGCGAGATGACGGCCGGCTCGGCGAGGCGGCCCTACCTAGAACCCTTGAGAACCCGAAACTTGACGCATTTGGGTCAAGTTTCGGGGCTCACAAGTGAGCGTCGCCCCTCGACTCGCTGTCGCTCGCTCGGGGCGCCCTGAGCGGAGGCGAAGGGCGTGGGGCGCGACCGAAGGCCGCGGCCCGCTAGAAATGTTCCGTCAATTCCTCGAATCGCTCCAGGACGAGCAGGCGCTCGGACGTGTGGTCAGGAAGCTCGGCGAGCTCGAGCGCCCAGGTGTCCGGATGCGGAATGAAGACGGCGCTGAGGCCCGCGGCGAGCGCCGGGATGATGTCGGATCGCGGGCTGTTGCCCACCATCCAGCCAGTGCCTGCCCGGATGCCGTGCCGGCGAGCGGCGTCGACGTACGCTGCCGTGTCCTTCTCGCGCAGCACGTCCACGCGGTGGAAGAGCAGGTGCACGCCGGAGCGGGCCACCTTGGCGAGCTGATCGTCGTGATTCCCTTTCGTCAGCAGGATCAGCCGATGCCGCCCCGCAAGCTGGCGGAGCGTTTCCGTCACACCGGGCAGAAACTCGATGCCGCGCCGCGCGAGGAGCATCACTTGCGCCTCGACGACCCGGAGCGTGTCGGCCAAGTCAGGCGTCGGAACCTGCGCTTCGCAGGCCAGCTCCAGGCAATGGCGGAAGTTGGCGAGGCCGTATCCATGGGTGCGCACACGCGCGCGCTCGAAGGCGAGCAGCGTCTCGCGAAACCGCGCCGGCGAATGGCCCTGCCGCGCCACCGACTGCGCGACCTGTGTAATCGCCCGGTCGAAATAGACGTTGTTCTCCCACAGCGTGTCGTCCGCGTCGATGAACAGTGTCAGGCCAGATAGTCGTGGTTGGACATGCATACCGTGGACGGAAGCGTGCGACCCTGCTAGACTCGAATTTTGCCCACCACGGGCCCTCAGGGGCCCGGCGTGCCGGGACCGTAAACAGCCCGACAGCGAGTAACGTATGCCAATGGTAGTGCGCGGACAGCCCCCGGTTCCACTTGCTCCAGCGCCGGGGTCCGAGTCCGACCTAGCGGTCGTGGTGAAGTC is a window from the Luteitalea sp. genome containing:
- a CDS encoding HAD hydrolase-like protein, giving the protein MHVQPRLSGLTLFIDADDTLWENNVYFDRAITQVAQSVARQGHSPARFRETLLAFERARVRTHGYGLANFRHCLELACEAQVPTPDLADTLRVVEAQVMLLARRGIEFLPGVTETLRQLAGRHRLILLTKGNHDDQLAKVARSGVHLLFHRVDVLREKDTAAYVDAARRHGIRAGTGWMVGNSPRSDIIPALAAGLSAVFIPHPDTWALELAELPDHTSERLLVLERFEELTEHF
- a CDS encoding prolyl oligopeptidase family serine peptidase: MRHAYWTARLFILTIGFAAGAADERGAARSEDTPPVAKRIPKVRDLHGDRFVDDYFWLREKSDPEVLKYLEAENAYTDTVMKPLEGVRETLYAEMVARIKETDLSVPYREGDYWYYTRTEQGKQYPILCRKQGSVDGGEEIYLDVNELAVGEKFMALGAVAVSDDGNLVAYATDNTGFRDYRLHVKDLRTGQVIESPVEKIVTIAWAADNQTLFYTIPDAAKRPYRLYRRTIGQQGDSLLYEEEDERFRVHVSRSRSKDYLFLEVESHTASEVRYLRTDEPTAAWQLIAAREDDHEYDVDHRGDLFYIRTNQAGRNFGLMTAPRDRPDRTNWIELIPHRADVMLESVILFRDHLVLAEREHGLPVIRVQRFGSTAWQGVPFPEPVYTAVPAPGPEFNATELRYHYQSFVTPSSVFEYDMETRETRLLKEDEVLGGYERTKYATERIYATAADGAKVPVSLVYLKTLKRDGSAPLFLTAYGSYGFPSNVRFSSNRFSLVDRGVVYALAHIRGGGDLGKPWHDAGRMMNKKNTFTDFIASAEHLLAKKYGAKDRLVIEGGSAGGLLMGAVTNMRPDLFKAVVAHVPFVDVINTMSDPSLPLTVAEFEEWGNPAKKAEYEYIRSYCPYTNLARKAYPAMLVKTSLDDSQVMYWEPAKYVARMRALKTDENPLIFKTNMSAGHGGASGRYDRLREIAFDYAFMLWQMKVSGLGRARSPNAP